The genome window GGCTTTCCTTCCGGATTGCGTTCGGACATCCGGCGATTGATGCGACCGATCAGTATGCCGACATTGACTTTTCACGCGTCAACTACGAGCAGGCGGTTGCGCACTGCCGTACCTTCGGCTTCGTGCAGGACGTGGAAATGCTGAGGCGCATCGGCCTCGCCCAGGGCGGATCGCTCGACAACGCCATCGTGATGGACGAGTTCCGCGTCCTCAATCCCGGGGGACTCCGCGAACAGGCGGAGTTCGTGAAGCATAAGATCCTCGACGCCATGGGGGATCTTTATGTCCTGGGCGCGCCGCTCCTCGCCCACTACATTGCCGAAAAGTCGGGGCACGGACTCAACAACCAGCTCCTGAGAAAGCTTCTTGCGACGCCCGATGCCTGGGAAGAGGTGACGTTTGAGCATGCCAAGGACTGCCCGGTCGATTTCTGGCCGCAGCCTGCGGCCGTGTCGCCCGAGGAAGATTCCGTGAAGTCGGACCGTTCCGGTAATACGCCGCTCTGAGGCATCCCGATTCCCAGAAGAAGAAAAGCCCGTTCGCTTCCATCAGAAGAACG of Sutterella faecalis contains these proteins:
- the lpxC gene encoding UDP-3-O-acyl-N-acetylglucosamine deacetylase; its protein translation is MFSQRTLGESVAAVGIGLHSGRKIRLVLRPAPADTGIVFRRVDLEPPVDIPAEPLNVNDTRMATTVNVGRAAVATIEHLMSAFSGLGVDNCIVEVNAPEIPVMDGSGASFVYLLHSAGIVEQNAARKFVRILKPIEVREGDKLARLEPHEGFRLSFRIAFGHPAIDATDQYADIDFSRVNYEQAVAHCRTFGFVQDVEMLRRIGLAQGGSLDNAIVMDEFRVLNPGGLREQAEFVKHKILDAMGDLYVLGAPLLAHYIAEKSGHGLNNQLLRKLLATPDAWEEVTFEHAKDCPVDFWPQPAAVSPEEDSVKSDRSGNTPL